From Bacillus sp. FSL K6-3431, the proteins below share one genomic window:
- a CDS encoding class I SAM-dependent methyltransferase gives MSDHYYSHTPKVASEPKYWDAELRDHTFRFKTDQGVFSKKEVDFGSRFLIEKFEMPKVEGPLLDLGCGYGPIGLSLAKGFPSRELHLVDVNERALALARDNAVLNAIENIEVYESDRFDGIDVKEFAAILTNPPIRAGKQVVHDILEQSFQYLIPGGELWVVIQKKQGAPSAQAKLEEIFGRVEIVAKRKGYYILKTSKY, from the coding sequence TTGTCTGATCATTATTATTCACACACTCCTAAGGTTGCGAGTGAGCCGAAATACTGGGATGCTGAATTGCGCGATCACACGTTTCGATTCAAAACGGACCAAGGTGTTTTTTCCAAAAAGGAAGTAGACTTTGGATCGCGTTTCTTAATTGAAAAGTTTGAGATGCCCAAAGTAGAGGGTCCTCTACTAGATTTAGGGTGTGGCTATGGTCCAATTGGTCTTAGTCTTGCAAAAGGTTTTCCAAGTAGAGAACTTCATTTAGTGGACGTGAATGAAAGAGCACTTGCACTTGCGCGGGATAATGCAGTGTTGAATGCAATTGAAAATATTGAAGTGTATGAAAGTGATCGCTTTGATGGAATTGATGTAAAAGAATTTGCAGCTATTTTAACTAACCCACCAATTCGGGCTGGAAAGCAAGTTGTTCATGATATCTTAGAACAAAGCTTTCAATATTTAATCCCTGGGGGCGAACTATGGGTTGTCATTCAAAAAAAACAAGGTGCGCCATCAGCGCAAGCGAAATTAGAGGAAATTTTCGGACGTGTAGAGATCGTGGCGAAAAGAAAAGGCTACTATATTCTTAAAACATCAAAATATTGA
- the rpoB gene encoding DNA-directed RNA polymerase subunit beta: protein MTGQLVQYGRHRQRRSFARISEVLELPNLIEIQSSSYQWFLDEGLKEMFQDISPIEDFAGNLSLEFIDYNLGEPKYSVEESKERDATYSAPLRVKLRLVNKETGEVKDQDVFMGDFPLMTEMGTFIINGAERVIVSQLVRSPSVYYSGKLDKNGRKGFTATVIPNRGAWLEYETDAKDVVYVRIDRTRKLPVTVLLRALGFGSDQEIIDLIGDNEYLQNTLEKDNTESVEKALLEIYERLRPGEPPTVENAKSLLVSRFFDPKRYDLANVGRYKLNKKLHIKNRLFGQRVAETLADPETGEIIVEKGTLLDRRTLDKIIPHLENGTGFKSFDRQSGIIDDDIVIQSIKIFAPFSEEENVINVIGNAYVDEITKNITPADIISSISYFFDLLYGVGDTDDIDHLGNRRLRSVGELLQNQFRIGLSRMERVVRERMSIQDINTITPQQLINIRPVIASIKEFFGSSQLSQFMDQTNPLAELTHKRRLSALGPGGLTRERAGMEVRDVHYSHYGRMCPIETPEGPNIGLINSLSSFAKVNRFGFIETPYRRVDPETGLVTKQIDYLTADEEDNYVVAQANAPLSDEGAFINDEVISRFRGENTVVRRDRIDYMDVSPKQVVSAATACIPFLENDDSNRALMGANMQRQAVPLMLPEAPLVGTGMEHVSAKDSGAAVICKHDGIVEHVESREVWVRRVQDVDGEEIKGDLDKYRMQKFIRSNQGTCYNQRPIVDIGDRITKGEIIGDGPSMDKGELALGRNVLIAFMTWEGYNYEDAIIMSERLVKDDVYTSIHIEEYESEARDTKLGPEEMTRDIPNVGEDALRNLDDRGIIRIGAEVRDGDLLVGKVTPKGVTELTAEERLLHAIFGEKAREVRDTSLRVPHGGGGIVLDVKVFNREDGDELPPGVNQLVRVYIVQKRKISEGDKMAGRHGNKGVISKILPEEDMPYMPDGTPVDVMLNPLGVPSRMNIGQVLEMHLGMAARHLGIHMASPVFDGATEEDVWETIEEAGMDRDAKTVLYDGRTGEAFDNRVSVGVMYLIKLAHMVDDKLHARSTGPYSLVTQQPLGGKAQFGGQRFGEMEVWALEAYGAAYTLQEILTVKSDDVVGRVKTYEAIVKGENVPEPGVPESFKVLIKELQSLGLDVKILSGDEEEIEMRDLEDEDDTHQADTLNIAPDAKVEETAASKE from the coding sequence TTGACAGGTCAACTAGTTCAATACGGACGGCACCGCCAGCGCAGAAGCTTTGCGCGTATTAGTGAAGTATTGGAGCTGCCGAACCTTATCGAAATCCAATCTTCTTCTTACCAATGGTTTCTTGATGAGGGCTTAAAGGAAATGTTCCAAGATATATCACCAATTGAAGATTTTGCCGGAAATCTTTCATTGGAATTTATTGATTACAATCTCGGCGAACCTAAGTATTCTGTTGAAGAATCAAAAGAGCGCGATGCTACATATTCCGCTCCTCTTCGTGTTAAGCTACGCCTTGTGAATAAAGAAACTGGAGAAGTGAAAGACCAGGACGTATTCATGGGGGATTTCCCATTAATGACGGAAATGGGTACTTTCATTATTAATGGAGCTGAACGGGTAATTGTATCTCAGCTTGTTCGTTCACCGAGTGTCTACTACAGTGGAAAACTCGATAAGAACGGAAGGAAAGGCTTTACAGCCACAGTTATCCCTAACCGTGGGGCATGGCTGGAATATGAAACAGATGCCAAGGACGTTGTTTACGTTCGGATTGATCGTACACGGAAACTACCGGTAACGGTTCTTTTACGTGCACTCGGTTTTGGTTCTGATCAAGAAATCATCGATTTAATAGGTGACAACGAATATCTCCAGAACACGCTTGAAAAAGATAACACGGAGAGCGTTGAAAAAGCTTTATTAGAAATTTATGAGCGACTTCGTCCGGGAGAGCCTCCGACAGTAGAAAACGCTAAAAGTTTGCTAGTGTCTAGATTCTTTGATCCAAAGCGTTATGATCTTGCGAATGTAGGTCGTTATAAACTTAATAAAAAGCTTCATATAAAGAATCGTCTATTCGGGCAACGTGTCGCTGAAACTTTGGCTGATCCTGAAACAGGCGAAATTATTGTAGAAAAAGGTACATTACTTGATCGTCGTACGTTGGATAAAATTATTCCACATCTTGAAAATGGTACAGGGTTTAAATCCTTCGACCGTCAAAGTGGAATTATAGATGATGACATTGTTATTCAGTCTATTAAAATTTTCGCTCCGTTTAGCGAAGAAGAGAATGTTATAAATGTAATTGGCAACGCCTATGTAGATGAGATAACAAAGAATATTACACCAGCAGATATCATTTCATCGATTAGTTATTTCTTCGATTTACTTTATGGAGTTGGAGATACGGATGATATTGACCATTTGGGTAATCGCCGCCTGCGTTCTGTAGGTGAATTGTTGCAAAATCAATTTAGAATTGGTTTGTCACGAATGGAGCGAGTGGTAAGAGAGCGTATGTCTATCCAAGACATTAACACAATCACCCCACAGCAATTAATTAATATCCGTCCTGTGATCGCATCAATCAAAGAATTCTTTGGTAGCTCGCAGCTGTCACAATTCATGGATCAGACAAATCCGTTAGCAGAATTAACTCATAAACGCCGTTTGTCTGCACTAGGACCTGGTGGATTAACTAGAGAACGTGCAGGAATGGAAGTTCGTGACGTTCACTATTCTCACTATGGACGTATGTGTCCAATTGAAACACCAGAGGGTCCAAATATAGGATTAATTAACTCTTTATCATCGTTCGCTAAGGTGAATCGCTTTGGATTTATTGAAACGCCGTACCGCCGAGTTGATCCTGAAACAGGCTTAGTTACGAAGCAAATCGATTATCTCACAGCAGATGAGGAAGATAATTATGTAGTTGCACAAGCGAATGCTCCTCTTTCTGATGAAGGTGCATTTATAAATGATGAAGTAATCTCTCGTTTCCGTGGTGAAAATACGGTTGTGAGAAGAGATAGAATTGATTACATGGATGTATCTCCAAAACAGGTTGTTTCAGCAGCGACAGCATGTATTCCATTTTTGGAAAACGATGACTCTAACCGTGCCTTAATGGGTGCGAACATGCAAAGGCAAGCAGTGCCGCTCATGTTACCTGAAGCTCCACTTGTTGGAACGGGTATGGAACATGTATCTGCAAAGGATTCGGGCGCAGCAGTAATTTGTAAGCATGATGGAATTGTTGAACATGTTGAATCGCGTGAAGTATGGGTGCGTCGCGTTCAAGATGTCGATGGCGAGGAAATTAAAGGTGATTTAGATAAATATCGCATGCAGAAATTTATCCGTTCTAACCAAGGGACATGCTACAACCAACGTCCAATTGTAGATATAGGTGATCGAATCACTAAAGGTGAAATTATTGGTGATGGACCTTCAATGGATAAAGGTGAGCTAGCATTGGGACGAAATGTACTCATCGCATTCATGACATGGGAAGGCTATAACTATGAGGATGCAATCATCATGAGTGAACGCCTTGTCAAAGATGATGTCTATACATCAATCCATATAGAAGAATACGAATCAGAGGCACGTGATACAAAACTAGGCCCTGAAGAAATGACACGTGATATTCCGAACGTCGGTGAAGATGCACTTCGTAACCTTGATGATCGTGGAATCATCCGTATAGGTGCTGAGGTTAGAGACGGCGATCTGCTTGTTGGAAAGGTAACGCCTAAAGGTGTTACAGAACTTACTGCGGAAGAGCGTCTGTTACACGCTATCTTTGGTGAAAAAGCGCGTGAAGTCCGTGATACATCGCTACGTGTTCCACACGGTGGTGGAGGTATCGTCCTTGACGTCAAAGTGTTCAACCGCGAAGATGGAGACGAACTCCCACCTGGAGTAAACCAACTTGTTCGTGTGTATATCGTACAAAAAAGGAAAATCTCCGAAGGGGATAAAATGGCGGGACGTCACGGAAACAAAGGTGTAATTTCGAAAATACTTCCTGAGGAAGATATGCCGTATATGCCTGACGGAACTCCAGTGGACGTCATGTTGAATCCATTAGGTGTACCTTCTCGTATGAACATCGGTCAAGTGCTTGAAATGCATCTAGGTATGGCTGCAAGACATCTAGGGATTCATATGGCATCACCTGTATTTGATGGTGCTACGGAGGAAGATGTTTGGGAAACAATTGAAGAAGCAGGCATGGATCGTGATGCGAAAACAGTTCTTTATGATGGTCGTACTGGTGAGGCTTTTGATAACCGTGTTTCTGTAGGGGTTATGTATTTAATTAAACTTGCGCATATGGTTGATGATAAACTTCACGCAAGATCAACTGGACCATACTCGCTCGTTACGCAACAGCCACTCGGAGGGAAAGCTCAGTTTGGTGGACAGCGTTTTGGAGAGATGGAAGTATGGGCACTTGAAGCCTATGGAGCTGCTTATACGCTACAAGAGATTTTAACTGTTAAATCGGATGATGTTGTTGGCCGTGTGAAAACATATGAAGCGATTGTGAAAGGTGAAAATGTTCCTGAACCGGGCGTGCCTGAATCGTTTAAAGTATTAATTAAAGAATTGCAAAGTCTTGGCTTAGATGTAAAAATCCTTTCAGGTGATGAAGAAGAAATTGAGATGCGTGACTTGGAAGATGAAGATGATACTCATCAAGCTGATACATTAAATATTGCGCCGGACGCAAAAGTGGAAGAAACTGCTGCATCTAAAGAATAA
- the rpoC gene encoding DNA-directed RNA polymerase subunit beta' yields the protein MLDVNNFEYMKIGLASPDKIRSWSFGEVKKPETINYRTLKPEKDGLFCERIFGPTKDWECHCGKYKRVRYKGVVCDRCGVEVTRSKVRRERMGHIELAAPVSHIWYFKGIPSRMGLILDMSPRALEEIIYFASYVVTDVGDTTLDKKQLLSEREYRAYREKYGATFHAAMGAEAIKKLLQDIDLEKEVGQLKEELKTAQGQRRTRAIKRLEVLEAFRHSGNYPDWMVLDVLPVIPPELRPMVQLEGGRFATSDLNDLYRRVINRNNRLKRLLDLGAPGIIVQNEKRMLQEAVDALIDNGRRGRPVTGPGNRPLKSLSHMLKGKQGRFRQNLLGKRVDYSGRSVIVVGPSLKMYQCGLPKEMALELFKPFVMKELVEKGLAHNIKSAKRKIERVHPEVWDVLEDVIREHPVLLNRAPTLHRLGIQAFEPTLVEGRAIRLHPLVCTAYNADFDGDQMAVHVPLSAEAQAEARILMLAAQNILNPRDGKPVVTPSQDMVLGNYYLTLERKNADGEGMIFKDTNEALIAYQNGYVHLHTRIAIHADSLINERFTEEQRTQLLVTTVGKLIFNEILPPSFPFINEPTNENLEVNTPDKYFVEPSTNVPEFIKQQPLIEPFKKKILGNIIAEIFKRFHITETSKMLDRMKNLGFKYSTKAGITVGVSDIVVLAEKETLLHDAQEKVDNVLKQFKRGLITDEERYDRVIAIWSAVKDTIQNKLMKTLDNLNPIYMMSDSGARGNASNFTQLAGMRGLMANPAGRIIELPIKSSFREGLTVLEYFISTHGARKGLADTALKTADSGYLTRRLVDVAQDVIIRENDCGTDKGLLVASLKDGTEVIEPLEERLIGRYARKKIVHPETGEIFVSENELIHEDLAKEIVNAGIEEVWIRSAFTCNTRHGVCKQCYGRNLATGTVVDVGEAVGIIAAQSIGEPGTQLTMRTFHTGGVAGDDITQGLPRIQELFEARNPKGQAVITEISGVVTAITEGRDRQQEIVVQSEIESRTYNAPYSARLKVAVNDEVARGEEMTEGSIDPKELLRVRDVSAVQEYLLLEVQKVYRMQGVEIGDKHVEVMVRQMLRKVRVADAGETTVLPGTLLDVHQFTDANEKALLSGKQPATGRPVLLGITKASLETDSFLSAASFQETTRVLTDAAIKGKTDELLGLKENVIIGKLVPAGTGMQRYRKAISIMAGEELPNAERDANA from the coding sequence TTGCTGGATGTAAACAATTTTGAGTATATGAAAATCGGCCTTGCTTCACCGGATAAAATCCGATCCTGGTCTTTTGGGGAAGTTAAAAAGCCGGAAACAATCAACTATCGTACTTTAAAACCGGAAAAAGATGGCTTGTTCTGTGAGCGGATATTCGGTCCTACAAAGGATTGGGAATGTCATTGCGGAAAGTATAAACGTGTTCGCTACAAAGGTGTTGTATGTGATCGCTGTGGAGTAGAAGTAACAAGGTCTAAAGTTCGTCGTGAGCGTATGGGGCATATTGAATTAGCTGCCCCTGTCTCTCACATATGGTATTTCAAGGGAATACCAAGTCGAATGGGACTTATTCTCGATATGTCCCCAAGAGCTCTTGAAGAGATTATCTATTTTGCTTCTTATGTTGTCACTGATGTAGGTGATACAACATTGGATAAAAAACAGTTGCTATCCGAAAGAGAATACCGTGCATATCGCGAGAAATATGGTGCAACATTCCACGCAGCAATGGGTGCGGAAGCAATAAAAAAACTGTTGCAAGATATTGATTTAGAAAAAGAAGTAGGTCAATTAAAAGAAGAATTGAAAACGGCACAAGGTCAACGCCGAACAAGAGCGATAAAACGACTTGAGGTGCTTGAGGCTTTCCGTCATTCTGGTAATTATCCAGACTGGATGGTCTTAGATGTTTTACCGGTTATTCCACCTGAATTACGCCCAATGGTTCAATTGGAAGGTGGCCGCTTTGCAACTTCAGATTTGAACGATTTATACCGTAGGGTTATTAACCGGAATAATCGTTTAAAACGATTATTGGATCTTGGTGCACCGGGAATTATCGTTCAGAACGAGAAACGGATGCTCCAAGAAGCAGTTGATGCCTTGATTGATAATGGTAGAAGAGGCCGTCCAGTTACAGGGCCGGGTAATCGACCATTAAAATCCCTTTCACATATGCTGAAAGGAAAGCAAGGTCGTTTCCGTCAAAACTTATTAGGAAAACGTGTAGACTATTCGGGGCGGTCTGTAATTGTCGTTGGACCAAGCTTGAAGATGTACCAATGCGGTCTTCCGAAAGAAATGGCATTAGAATTATTTAAGCCTTTCGTTATGAAAGAGCTGGTTGAAAAAGGCCTTGCTCATAATATAAAAAGCGCTAAAAGAAAAATAGAACGGGTCCATCCAGAGGTTTGGGATGTACTAGAAGATGTGATACGTGAGCATCCAGTGTTATTAAACCGTGCACCGACGCTTCATAGACTCGGTATCCAAGCGTTTGAACCAACACTTGTTGAAGGAAGAGCAATTCGTCTTCACCCGTTAGTATGTACGGCTTATAACGCTGACTTTGATGGAGACCAAATGGCAGTGCATGTGCCGTTATCTGCAGAAGCACAAGCGGAAGCGCGTATCCTAATGTTGGCGGCTCAAAACATCCTGAACCCGAGAGATGGAAAGCCGGTAGTTACACCATCACAAGATATGGTGCTAGGTAACTACTATCTAACGTTGGAGCGCAAAAATGCTGACGGTGAAGGAATGATCTTCAAAGATACGAACGAAGCGTTGATTGCATATCAAAATGGGTATGTTCATCTTCACACACGAATAGCTATTCATGCGGATTCGTTAATTAATGAAAGATTCACGGAGGAACAGAGAACACAGCTTCTAGTTACGACTGTGGGTAAACTGATCTTTAACGAGATATTGCCGCCGTCATTCCCGTTCATTAACGAACCGACAAATGAAAATTTAGAAGTAAATACACCAGATAAGTACTTTGTAGAACCTTCAACAAACGTGCCAGAGTTTATTAAACAACAGCCGCTTATTGAACCGTTCAAAAAGAAAATTCTTGGTAATATTATTGCGGAGATCTTCAAGCGATTCCACATCACTGAAACATCAAAAATGCTGGATCGCATGAAAAATCTTGGATTTAAGTACTCAACAAAAGCTGGTATCACTGTAGGGGTTTCGGATATTGTCGTGTTAGCTGAAAAAGAGACGCTATTACATGATGCACAAGAAAAAGTTGATAATGTTCTGAAGCAATTCAAACGTGGTCTTATTACGGATGAAGAACGTTATGATCGTGTTATAGCTATATGGAGTGCTGTCAAGGATACGATTCAGAATAAGCTAATGAAAACATTAGATAATCTAAATCCTATTTATATGATGAGTGACTCTGGAGCGAGGGGTAACGCATCTAACTTCACGCAACTTGCGGGTATGCGTGGATTGATGGCTAACCCGGCAGGGCGAATTATTGAGTTACCAATTAAATCAAGTTTCAGAGAAGGTTTAACAGTACTTGAGTACTTTATTTCCACTCATGGTGCTCGTAAAGGGTTAGCTGATACAGCCCTTAAAACGGCTGACTCTGGTTATCTTACTAGAAGACTTGTGGATGTGGCCCAGGATGTAATTATTAGAGAAAATGATTGCGGAACGGACAAAGGATTACTTGTTGCATCGTTGAAAGACGGAACAGAAGTAATTGAACCTTTAGAAGAACGTCTAATTGGGCGATACGCACGTAAGAAAATCGTTCACCCTGAAACAGGTGAAATATTTGTTTCAGAAAATGAATTGATTCATGAAGATTTAGCAAAAGAGATAGTAAATGCAGGAATTGAAGAAGTCTGGATTAGATCTGCATTCACATGTAATACACGTCATGGTGTTTGTAAACAATGTTACGGACGTAACTTGGCAACTGGAACCGTAGTGGACGTAGGAGAAGCAGTAGGAATTATTGCTGCACAATCCATCGGTGAGCCAGGAACCCAATTGACAATGCGTACATTCCATACAGGCGGTGTAGCTGGGGACGATATAACTCAAGGTCTTCCAAGGATTCAGGAGTTGTTTGAGGCTCGTAATCCGAAAGGTCAAGCAGTTATCACTGAAATTTCTGGTGTCGTTACGGCAATTACAGAGGGACGCGATCGCCAACAAGAAATTGTTGTACAGAGCGAAATCGAAAGCCGCACATATAATGCTCCTTACTCGGCTCGCTTAAAAGTAGCGGTTAATGACGAAGTGGCACGCGGTGAAGAAATGACTGAAGGATCAATTGATCCGAAGGAACTTCTACGAGTTCGAGATGTTTCTGCAGTACAAGAATATTTGCTATTGGAAGTTCAAAAAGTATATCGTATGCAAGGTGTAGAAATTGGCGATAAGCACGTAGAAGTAATGGTTCGCCAAATGCTTAGAAAAGTGCGAGTGGCTGATGCTGGTGAGACAACTGTATTACCTGGAACATTGCTAGATGTACATCAGTTTACTGATGCGAACGAAAAAGCTTTGCTTAGTGGTAAACAACCAGCAACAGGCCGCCCGGTATTACTTGGGATTACAAAAGCATCACTTGAGACAGATTCATTCTTATCTGCTGCATCTTTCCAAGAAACGACACGTGTTCTAACGGATGCTGCAATTAAAGGTAAGACAGATGAATTGCTTGGTTTAAAAGAAAATGTCATTATCGGTAAACTAGTTCCAGCGGGAACCGGTATGCAACGTTATCGAAAAGCAATCTCTATCATGGCGGGAGAAGAACTACCGAACGCTGAAAGAGATGCGAATGCATAA
- a CDS encoding 50S ribosomal protein L7ae-like protein yields the protein MSYEKVLQASNLIVGTKQTVRALKSGHVKEVFVALDADPRITDNIIFIANEMDVPIIKVDSMKKLGKACGIDVRATTVAIIQ from the coding sequence ATGTCTTATGAAAAAGTGTTACAGGCATCAAATCTAATCGTAGGAACGAAACAAACAGTAAGAGCTCTCAAATCTGGGCATGTGAAGGAAGTTTTCGTGGCTCTGGATGCAGATCCTCGTATTACGGACAATATAATTTTTATAGCTAATGAAATGGATGTACCTATTATAAAAGTGGATTCCATGAAAAAGCTTGGAAAAGCATGCGGTATTGATGTAAGAGCAACAACTGTTGCCATTATCCAATAG
- the rpsL gene encoding 30S ribosomal protein S12 — protein sequence MPTINQLVRKPRKTKSTTSDSPALNKGYNSFKKANTNVSSPQKRGVCTRVGTMTPKKPNSALRKYARVRLTNGIEVTAYIPGIGHNLQEHSVVLIRGGRVKDLPGVRYHIVRGALDTAGVENRKQSRSKYGAKRPKAKK from the coding sequence ATGCCTACTATTAATCAACTAGTGCGTAAACCAAGGAAGACTAAATCAACTACTTCCGATTCACCTGCACTTAATAAAGGCTATAACAGCTTCAAAAAAGCGAATACGAATGTATCTTCACCTCAAAAACGTGGTGTTTGTACTCGTGTTGGTACAATGACACCGAAGAAGCCGAACTCGGCCCTTCGTAAATATGCTCGTGTGCGTTTGACTAACGGAATCGAGGTAACAGCTTATATTCCGGGAATTGGTCATAACCTACAAGAACATAGTGTTGTGCTCATTCGTGGAGGTCGTGTAAAAGACTTACCGGGTGTACGTTATCACATCGTTCGTGGTGCACTTGACACTGCTGGTGTTGAAAATCGTAAACAAAGCCGTTCTAAATATGGCGCAAAGCGTCCAAAAGCAAAAAAGTAA
- the rpsG gene encoding 30S ribosomal protein S7: MPRKGPVTKRDVLPDPIHNSKIVTRLINKLMVDGKRGKAQSIIYSAFDIIQERSGKDAMEVFDQALKNIMPVLEVKARRVGGANYQVPVEVRPERRSTLGLRWLVSFSRKRGEKTMEERLANEILDAANNTGAAVKKREETHKMAEANKAFAHYRW; encoded by the coding sequence ATGCCACGAAAAGGTCCTGTTACAAAAAGAGATGTGTTACCTGATCCGATACACAATTCAAAGATCGTTACACGTTTAATTAATAAATTAATGGTAGATGGAAAAAGAGGTAAAGCTCAATCTATTATCTATTCTGCATTCGATATTATCCAAGAACGTTCGGGTAAAGATGCAATGGAAGTATTTGATCAAGCCCTTAAAAACATCATGCCAGTTTTAGAAGTAAAAGCACGCCGAGTTGGTGGAGCGAATTATCAAGTACCAGTTGAAGTTCGTCCTGAACGACGTTCAACACTTGGACTTCGTTGGTTAGTAAGCTTCTCACGCAAGCGCGGAGAGAAAACGATGGAAGAGCGTCTTGCTAATGAGATCCTAGATGCTGCAAATAATACTGGTGCAGCTGTTAAAAAACGTGAAGAAACGCATAAAATGGCGGAAGCAAATAAAGCATTTGCTCATTATCGCTGGTAA
- the fusA gene encoding elongation factor G, producing MAREFSLEKTRNIGIMAHIDAGKTTTTERILFYTGRIHKIGETHEGASQMDWMEQEQERGITITSAATTAQWNGHRVNIIDTPGHVDFTVEVERSLRVLDGAVTVLDAQSGVEPQTETVWRQATTYGVPRIVFVNKMDKTGADFLYSVKTIHERLMANAHPIQLPIGAEDTFKGMVDLVEMKAWFYEGDEALDAVEGEIPEDLQEQAEELRGRLIEAVADFDEDLMMKYLEGEEISNEELKAAIREATLKVEFYPVLCGTAFKNKGVQKMLDAVIDYLPAPTDILPMKGTVPGTDEEVTRPADDSAPFSALAFKVMTDPFVGRLTFFRVYSGTLVSGSYVQNSTKGKRERIGRILQMHANHREEITNAYSGDIAAAVGLKDTGTGDTLCDEKNLVILESMEFPEPVISVAIEPKSKADQDKMGTALGKLQEEDPTFRAETNPETGQVVISGMGELHLDVLVDRMRREFKVEANVGAPQVSYRETFRTTAEVEGKFIRQSGGRGQFGHVWIEFSPNEEGKGFEFVNGIVGGVVPREYVPAVQAGLEDSMSNGVIAGYPLIDVKAKLFDGSYHDVDSNEMAFKIAASMALKNAAKKCNPVLLEPLVSVEITMPEEYLGDIMGDITSRRGRVDGMEARGNAQVVHAFVPLAEMFGYATSLRSNTQGRGTYSMQFDHYEEVPKSIAEEIIKKNSGQ from the coding sequence ATGGCTAGAGAGTTCTCCTTAGAAAAGACGCGTAATATCGGAATTATGGCTCATATTGATGCCGGTAAAACAACAACAACCGAGCGTATACTTTTCTATACAGGACGCATTCATAAAATTGGGGAAACTCATGAAGGTGCGTCGCAAATGGACTGGATGGAACAGGAACAGGAACGCGGTATCACTATTACTTCTGCGGCAACAACTGCACAATGGAATGGCCACCGTGTTAACATCATCGATACACCTGGACACGTAGACTTCACTGTAGAAGTTGAACGTTCATTACGTGTACTTGATGGTGCTGTAACTGTACTTGACGCTCAATCGGGCGTTGAACCACAAACTGAAACAGTTTGGCGCCAAGCTACTACTTATGGCGTTCCGCGTATTGTATTCGTTAATAAAATGGACAAAACAGGTGCTGACTTCCTTTACTCAGTGAAAACAATTCATGAGCGCTTGATGGCAAACGCTCATCCAATCCAACTTCCGATTGGTGCAGAAGACACTTTTAAAGGTATGGTGGATCTCGTAGAAATGAAAGCTTGGTTTTACGAGGGAGACGAGGCACTTGATGCTGTTGAGGGAGAAATCCCAGAAGATCTTCAAGAACAAGCAGAAGAGCTTCGCGGAAGATTAATTGAAGCTGTAGCTGATTTTGATGAAGATTTAATGATGAAATATCTCGAAGGAGAAGAAATCTCCAACGAAGAGTTAAAAGCTGCAATTCGTGAAGCGACACTGAAAGTAGAATTCTATCCAGTGTTATGTGGAACTGCTTTTAAAAACAAAGGTGTTCAAAAGATGCTTGATGCAGTAATAGATTACTTACCAGCTCCAACTGACATCCTTCCTATGAAGGGTACTGTTCCTGGCACAGACGAAGAAGTAACTCGCCCTGCTGATGATAGTGCACCATTTTCAGCACTTGCATTTAAAGTTATGACTGACCCGTTTGTTGGACGTCTTACATTCTTCCGTGTATATTCTGGAACATTGGTCTCTGGATCATACGTTCAGAACTCTACGAAGGGTAAACGTGAACGAATTGGTCGTATCTTACAAATGCACGCTAACCATCGTGAAGAAATTACTAATGCATACAGCGGAGACATCGCTGCTGCAGTTGGCTTAAAAGACACTGGTACAGGTGATACTTTATGTGATGAAAAGAATTTAGTTATTCTTGAGTCTATGGAATTCCCTGAACCTGTTATCTCGGTTGCAATTGAGCCAAAATCAAAAGCGGACCAAGATAAAATGGGTACAGCGCTTGGAAAGCTTCAGGAAGAAGATCCGACATTCCGTGCGGAAACAAACCCTGAAACTGGTCAAGTTGTCATTTCGGGAATGGGTGAGCTTCACCTTGACGTTCTAGTTGACCGTATGAGACGAGAATTTAAAGTAGAAGCAAATGTAGGTGCACCACAGGTTTCTTATCGTGAAACGTTCCGTACAACTGCGGAAGTTGAAGGTAAGTTTATCCGTCAATCTGGTGGACGTGGACAATTTGGACACGTTTGGATTGAATTCTCTCCAAATGAAGAAGGGAAAGGCTTTGAGTTTGTCAACGGTATTGTCGGAGGGGTTGTTCCACGTGAATATGTCCCTGCTGTACAAGCTGGTCTAGAAGATTCAATGTCTAACGGTGTTATAGCCGGCTATCCACTGATTGATGTTAAGGCAAAACTATTTGATGGTTCATACCATGACGTTGACTCAAACGAGATGGCATTTAAAATTGCTGCTTCTATGGCGCTTAAAAATGCAGCGAAGAAATGTAACCCTGTATTGTTAGAGCCACTGGTAAGCGTTGAAATTACAATGCCTGAAGAATACCTTGGGGATATCATGGGTGATATCACTTCACGTCGTGGACGCGTAGATGGTATGGAAGCTCGTGGAAATGCGCAAGTTGTACATGCATTTGTGCCACTTGCTGAAATGTTTGGATATGCAACATCCCTTCGTTCTAATACACAAGGACGTGGAACATATTCTATGCAATTTGATCATTACGAAGAAGTGCCAAAATCAATTGCAGAAGAAATTATTAAAAAGAATAGCGGACAATAA